CAAGTTCCTTAATAAAATTTATTTCACTACTTTCAAAAATTGGTTGAGTAGTTCTAAAATGATAAGAGCTTACCGTATTTTTACTTCTCCCAAAGAAAACATAGCCATAACCATCGCTATGGGAGATTGGGGTGTCTCCGTAAGTAGGGTCAAACTTAGAAGAAGACACAAGAGCGGTAAGTAAGCTATTTGCTATAGTGTTATCTTCTTTTGTGCCTCTTAAAAATAGGATCCTGCACATATCTAATTCTACACAAAAACAAAATATTTGTATAATGTTCTGTGGAAGAAAAATTTGAAAGATATCTAATGTTACTTTTGGGTGCCCCAAAAAGAGCCGTTTTGATGAGTCCAAAAAGTGATAAAACGCTTCTTTTTAAAAAGCATATTGAAGAGGCAAAATTTTATCTTTCTTACATAAAGGATAACGACGTTGTGCTTGACTTAGGAAGTGGCGTTGGCTTTCCAGGGATTCCTCTTGCAATACAAAAGCCTCATTCAAAATTCTATCTACTTGATAGAAAAAAGTTGCATGCAGATTTTTTAACGAAAGTTAAAGATGATCTTTCTCTTACAAATGTTATTGTAATTAACATGGAAGCAAAATTTATTAAATCTTTAGATATCAAATTTGATGTAGTTGTTGCAAGAGCCTTCAATAGAATTGAGACAATTTTATCTTTCATCTTCAATAATATAAAGCAAGGGGGTTTAATTGTATTAGGTAAAAAAGAGGACATCCAAGAAGAACTTAAACAAATAAAACACCCATTTGTTCTTAATGAATTAGTTAAAAC
Above is a genomic segment from Caldisericaceae bacterium containing:
- the rsmG gene encoding 16S rRNA (guanine(527)-N(7))-methyltransferase RsmG, with translation MEEKFERYLMLLLGAPKRAVLMSPKSDKTLLFKKHIEEAKFYLSYIKDNDVVLDLGSGVGFPGIPLAIQKPHSKFYLLDRKKLHADFLTKVKDDLSLTNVIVINMEAKFIKSLDIKFDVVVARAFNRIETILSFIFNNIKQGGLIVLGKKEDIQEELKQIKHPFVLNELVKTHFGYIVVIKKL